The genomic segment ACGGGGAGCACGGAGGGTACGGGGGATGTCGGCCGTACCGTCGTCCAGCAGTTCCTCACCCGGCCCGGAGTCACTTTGCTGCGCTGCGACCCGGTCGACCGCGAGGCGTTGGGCGAACTGCTCGCCGGTATCCCCGCCGACCGTCCGCTCACCGCCGTCGTCCACATCGCCGCGCCCACCGGTCACGCGCTCGTCGGCGAACGGACCCCGGAACTCCTGGAAGCCGCCCTGCGGCGTGACGCCGACACCGCGTGGAACCTGCACGAACTCACCGCCGGCCACGACCTGTCGGCGTTCGTGCTCCTGTCGTCGTCCACCGGGCTCGTCCATGGAGCGGGAGCGGCCCACGACGCGGCCGTCCACACGTTCCTGGACGCCCTCGCCCACCACCGGCACACCCTCGGACTGCCCGCGACCACCCTCGCGCTGGGCCCCCACGAAGTGGAGGCGGGGGACGACCGGCGTGACGGGGACACGTACACCGAGCGGGAGCGGCGCATGACCGCGCTCGGCCTGCCACCGTTCCCCGCCGACCGTGGTCCGGCCCTTCTCGAAGAGGCGCTGCGCACCGACGAACCCGCCCTGCTCGCGCTGCACATCGACCGGGGCACGCTGCGGTCCCTCGCCGACGAACTGCCCCCCGTGCTGGGGACGCTCGTACGCGCACCCGGCCGGCCCGGCCCTCGCACCGGGGGCGCGGCGGCCGGTGCGGCGGAACTGCGTCGGCGGCTCACCGGCCGGGGCGAGGACGAACGTCTGCGCATCCTCCTCGACGTGGTGCGCTCGCACGTCGCGAACCTCCTGGGCCACCCCACCCCCGACGCGATCGGGGCGGACCGGGCCTTCCAGGAGCTGGGCTTCGACTCCCTGGCCGCCGTCGAACTGCGCCGACGGCTCGGCGCGGCCACCGGGCTGACCCTCCCGGCCAGTCTCGTGTTCGACCACCCGGACTCCCGGGCGGTGGCGGGGCACCTCACCACCCTGATCGGGGACGAGGCCGCCGGGAACGACGGGACCACGGAACTGCTGGGGCTCCTGGACCGGCTCGACGCGACACTCACGGCCTCGGCACCGGACGCCGGGGACCTGCCGAGGATCACCTCACGGCTTGAGGCGGTCCTGCGCCGCTGGCAGGACACCCACCGCGACGGCACGACACGGACCGAGCCCGAGGACGACCTCGATTCGGTCACCGACGACGAGCTGTTCGACGTGCTGGACCAGGAGATCGGCTTGCTCTAGGGCCGACCCGGGCGCTGGGCGCTCCGGCCGACCCGGGCCCCCGGGGCCCGCCGGGCTCCGGCCGACCCGGGCCCCCGGGCGCGCCCGCCCCCACCGGCCCCCTCAGGCACCAACGACCCACGCTCCGAGACTGGTTGAGGTACAGATGGCAACGCAGGACAAGCTCCGCGACTATCTCCAGCGCGCCACCACCGATCTGCGGCAGGTCAAACGCCGGCTGCGGGAGGTGGAGGCACGCGAGCACGAGCCGATCGCGATCATCGGCATGAGCTGCCGCTACCCCGGCGACGTGACCTCCCCCGAGGAGCTGTGGGACCTGGTGGCCGCCGGGGACGACGGCATCAGCGCCTTCCCCGTCAACCGTGGCTGGGACCTCGACAACCTGTACGACCCCGAGCCCGCCACCCCCGGCAGGACGTACGCGCGCGAAGGCGGCTTCCTGCACGAGGCCGACCTGTTCGACGCCGACTTCTTCAAGATCAGCCCCAAGGACGCCCGCGAGACCGATCCACAGCAGCGCATCCTCCTGGAGACCTCATGGGAGGCCCTGGAGCGCGCCGGAGTCGATCCGCTCTCCCTCAAGGGCAGCCTCACCGGAGTGTTCGCGGGCGTCGTCTACCACGACTACGCCTCGGACGGCGGTACCGGCGGCCTGGCCAGCGTCGCGTCCGGCCGGATCTCCTACACCCTCGGCCTCCAGGGCCCGGCCGTCACCGTGGACACCGCCTGCTCCTCCTCGCTGGTGGCGCTGGACTGGGCGGTCAAGGCCCTCCGGGCGGGCGAGTGCACGCTCGCCCTGGCCGGAGGGGTGACCGTGATGGCGACCCCCACCTCCTTCGTCGGCTTCAGCCAGGAACGCGGCCTCGCCCCGGACGGCCGGTGCAAGTCCTTCGCCGCCGCCGCCGACGGCACCGGCTGGGGCGAAGGAGCCGGCATGCTCGTCGTCGAACGCCTCAGCGACGCGCGGCGCCACGGCCACCCGGTGCTGGCCGTGGTCCGGGGCAGCGCCGTCAACTCCGACGGTGCCTCCAACGGCCTCACGGCGCCCAACGGCCCCGCCCAGCAACGGCTCATCCGGCAGGCACTCGCCTCCGCGCAGCTCACCGCCGACCAGGTCGACGCCGTCGAGGCGCACGGCACCGGCACCACGCTCGGCGACCCCATCGAGGCGCAGGCCCTGCTCGCCACGTACGGGCAGGACCGCCCCGCCGACCGGCCCCTCCACCTCGGATCGATCAAGTCGAACATCGGACACGCCCAGGCGGCGGCCGGAGTCGGCGGCGTCATCAAGATGGTGCAGGCCATCCGCCACGGCGTCCTGCCGAAGACCCTCCACATCGACGAGCCGACCCCCGCCGTCGACTGGTCGGCCGGCAACATCTCCCTGCTGACCGAGGCGCGCCCCTGGCCCGACCACGGGCGCCCGCGCCGCGCGGCGGTCTCGGCGTTCGGCCTCAGCGGTACGAACGCCCACGTCATCATCGAAGAGGCCCCACCGGAACCCGGGCCGACCGAAGCGCCCGAACCGACCGAACAGCCTCCCGCGTCGGCCGCCTCCTCGACACCCGCCCCCGCGCCCGCGCCCACGCTCACCCCGCTGCCCCTCTCCGCGAAGACCCCCGAGGCCCTGCGCGACCAGGCCGCCCGGCTGCTCACACACCTCCGGACGGCGGCCCCGGAGGCCGGCGGCCCGACCGTCCCGGACCTCGGCTTCTCCCTCGCCACCACCCGCGCCGCCCTCGAACACCGCGCCGTGCTCCTCGCCTCCGGCCACGACGAACTCCTCAGCGGACTCACCGACTTGGCGACGGGCGACGGGACGACCGCCCTGCGGGCATCCGCCGAGGTGTCGGGTTCGACGGCGTTCTTGTTCTCGGGTCAGGGTGCGCAGCGGTTGGGGATGGGGCGTGAGTTGTACGGGCTGTTTCCGGAGTTTGCGCGTGTGCTGGATGGGGTGGTGGGGGAGTTGGATGTGCGGTTGGGGTGTTCGTTGCGTGGGGTGATGTGGGGTTCGGACGGGGAGTTGCTGGATCGTACGGAGTTCGCTCAGGCGGGGTTGTTCGCGGTGGGGGTGGGGTTGTTCGGGTTGTTGGGGTCGTGGGGTGTGCGGCCGGGTGTGGTGGTGGGGCATTCGGTGGGGGAGATCGTGGCTGCTCATGTGGCGGGGGTGTTCTCGTTGGGTGATGCGGTTGATCTGGTGGTGGCGCGGGGTCGGTTGATGCAGGCGTTGCCGGTGGGTGGTGCGATGGCGGCTGTGGGGGTGTCGGAGGACGAGGTGCGGCCGTTGTTGTCGCATGAGGTGGCTCTTGCCGCGGTCAATGGTCCGTCGGCCGTGGTGGTGTCCGGGTCCGGTGAGGGGGTGTCGCGGATCGTGGATCATTTCGCGGCGTCGGGGCGCAGGACCAAGTGGTTGAGGGTGTCGCATGCCTTCCACTCCCCGTTGATGGAGCCCATGCTCGCCGAGTTCCGCGAAGTCGCGGCCAAGGTGACGTACCACCGGCCCCGACTGCCCCTCGTGTCGAACATCACCGGACAGCTCGCCGGACCCGACGAACTGACCACGCCCGACTACTGGGTCCGGCACGTACGGGAACCCGTCCGCTTCCGCGACGGCGTACGGACCCTGTACGCCGAAGGGGCACGCGTCCTCCTCGAACTCGGCCCGGACGCGGCACTCACCCCCATGGCCGCCGACTGCCTCCCCGAGGACGAGGGCCACCACACCGTGTGCGCCCCCGCGCTCAGAAGGGGACACGGCGAGGAACGCACCCTGGTGTCGGCCGTCGCACTGGCACACGCCCGCGGCACCGCGATCGACTGGACGGCCTTCTTCGCGGACCGCGGAGCACACCGCGTGGACCTGCCGACGTACGCCTTCCAGCGGCGCGCCCACTGGGCACGTACCGCACCGGCCGTCCCCGCCACCCATGCCGCGACCACTCCGGCCGGCCCGGCGGAAGGGGCCTTCTGGGCGGACGTCGAGCGACAGGACGCCGGCGCACTCGCCGAACGGCTCCACCTGCCGAAGAGCGCCCTGGACGACGTACTGCCCGCGATGGCCCACTGGCACCGGCTCCACCAGGAACGGGCCACACTCGACACCTGGCGTTACCGCGTCGTCTGGCAGCGGTCCGCGCCCGCCGCCCCGGCCGCTTCCCTCGACGGCGGCTGGCTCGTCGTCGTGGCGCGGGGGCAGCGGGACGATCCCCGCACCACGGCGGTCCTGACCGGCCTCACCGCCCGGGGCGCCACCGCCCACGCCGTCGAGATCGCCCCCGGCACCGACCGCGCCGCGACGGCCGAACTGTTCGCCGCCCGGCCCGGGACCACAGGCGTGCTCTCCCTGCTGGCACTCGACGACCGCCCCGACCCCGCCCACCCGCCCCTGTCGCACGGCATGACCGCCACCGTCCTCCTCGTACAGGCGCTGACGGACACCGCGAGCACCGCGCGCCTCTGGTGCGCCACCCAGGGCGCCGTCGCCACCAGCGGCTCACCCGAACTCACCGCACCCGCACAGGCCCCCGTCTGGGGCCTCGGCGGCGGCCTCGCCCTCGACCACCCCGACACCTGGGGCGGCACCGTCGACCTCCCCGCCACCCTGGACGCCACCGCCGTGGACCGCCTCTGCGACGTACTGGCCGGCACGTCCGGCGAGGACGCCGTCGCGATCCGCCCCCACGGGACACTCGCCCGCCGCCTCGTCCGGGCACCCGTCGGCGACCGGCCCCCGCGCCGCACCTGGCAGCCCCACGGCACCGCCCTCATCACCGGCGGTACCGGCGGACTCGGCGCCCACGTGGCACGCATGCTCGCAGCGGACGGGATCGAACACCTGCTGCTCATCAGCCGGAGCGGCGGCGCGGCGCGGGGCGCCCGGGAGCTGGCGGCCGAACTCGGAACGACCGGGACCAGGGTGACCCTCGCCGCCTGCGACGTCACCGACCGCGAGGCGCTGCGCGCGGTCCTCGACGCGGTACCCGCCGAACTCCCCCTGACCACCGTCGTGCACGCGGCCGGTCTCATGCAGCGCATGGCGCCCCTCACCGACCTCACCACCGACGAGTTCGCCGAGGTCGGCCACGCGAAGGTCACCGGCGCCCTGCACCTGGACGAACTGCTCGGAGACCGGCCGCTGGACGCCTTCGTCCTCTTCTCCTCGGGCGCCGCCGTCTGGGGCAGCGCCGGACAGGGCGCCTACGCCGCCGCCAACGCCCACCTCGACGCCCTCGCCCACCGGCGCAGAGCACAGGGGCGCACCGCCACCTCGCTGGCCTGGAGCTCCTGGGAAGGCGGCATGGTGGACGCCGGGATCAGCGCCATGATGGAACGCATCGGTGCCCCCGCCATGGACCCGGCACTCGCCGTCGGCGCCCTGCGCCAGGCCCTGGAACACGACGAGAGCCACCTGGTCGTCGCCGAGTTCGACTGGTCGCGCTTCGCACCGACGTACACCCTGGCCCGCCCCCGGCCGCTGCTCGACGCGCTTGACGAGGTACGGGAGATCCTGGCGCCGGACACCGGCACGGCGGCACCCGACGCGACCTCCCTCATGGCGGAGCTGGCCGGACTGACCACCGCCGAACGCGGCCGGGCCCTGCTGGACCTCGTGCGCACCCGCGTGGCCGCACAGCTCGGCTACGACTCCCCGGCCCAGCTCGACCCCCAACGCGCCTTCGAGGACCTCGGCTTCGACTCCGTGGCCGCCGTCGAACTCCGCCGGACCCTGACCGCCGCCACCGGCACCCGGCTGCCCGCGACCATGGTCTTCGACCACGCCACCCCCACCGCGCTCGCCGACCACCTCCACACCCGGCTCTTCCCGGACGGCGACACCTCCGCCCTGCCGCTGCTCGCCGAGGTGGACCGGTTCGAAGACCTCGTCCTGGCCTCCGACATCGACGAGATACGCGGCAGCCGCATCACGTCCAGGCTGCGGACGCTCCTCGACAAACTGTCCGACCGGCGGAGCGGCGAGGAGACCCCCGCGGCGGAGAGCACGCTCGAATCCGCCTCCGCGGAGGACGTCCTCGCCTTCATCGACCAAGAACTCGGCCTCGCCTGACACGGGCACGCTGCCGGCATCTGACCCAAAGGAATCGGTGAGACCCGACATGGCTAACGACGAGAAGATCCTCGACTACCTCAAAAAGGTGACCGCCGACCTCCAGCGGACGCGCCGCCGCCTGCACGACGTCGAGGCCCAGGCACAGGAACCCATCGCCATCGTGGCCATGGGCTGCCGCTACCCGGGCGGGATCACCACCCCCGAGGAACTGTGGCGGCTCGTCGCCGAGGGCCATGACGCCGTGTCCGGCATGCCCGACGACCGGGGCTGGGACCTCGAACAGCTCATGAGCCAGGACCCCGGCCGGACCGGCACCAGCTACGTCCACCAGGGCGGATTCCTCCGGGGCGCCGCCGACTTCGACGCCGGGTTCTTCGGCCTCAGCCCCATGGAGGCCGAAGCCACCGACCCCCAGCAGCGCCTCAGCCTCGAAGTCGCCTGGGAAGCCTTCGAGCGCGCCGGCATCGACCCCGAGACACTGCGCGGCGGCCGGGTCGGCGTCTTCATGGGCTCCGGCATCCAGGACTACGGCGACTTCCCGGAAGGCGTCCCCGAGTCCGTCGAGGCGTACATGGCGACCGCGCGCGCCGCCTCCGTCATCTCCGGCCGCATCTCGTACACCTTCGGTCTCGAAGGCCCCTCCTTCACCGTCGACACCGCCTGCTCCTCCTCCCTGGTCGCCCTGCACCTCGCCGCGCAGGCACTGCGGCAGGACGAGTGCGGCCTCGCCCTGGCCGGCGGTGTGATGGTGATGTCGACCCCCGCGCCCTTCGTCGCGTTCAGCAAACAGCGCGGCCTGTCCCCGGACGGCCGGTGCAGGGCGTTCTCCGACAGCGCCGACGGAACCGGCTGGGCCGAGGGCGCCGGAGTCCTCCTCCTGGAACGCCTCTCGGACGCCCGCCGCAACGGACATCCCGTGCTCGCCGTCATCCGCGGTTCGGCCGTCAACTCCGACGGCGCGAGCAACGGACTCACCGCCCCCAGCGGCCCCTCCCAGCAGCGCGTCATCCGCCAGGCACTCGCCAACGCCCGGATTCCCGCCGCCCACGTCGACATCGTCGAGGCCCACGGCACCGGCACCACGCTCGGCGACCCCATCGAGGCGCAGGCCCTCCTCGCCACGTACGGGCAGGACCGCCCCGCCGACGACCCGCTGCGCCTCGGCTCGTTCAAGTCGAACATCGGGCACGCCCAGGCGGCGGCCGGCGTCGGCGGTGTCATCAAGATGGTCATGGCGCTGCGCAACGGCCTGATGCCGAAGACCCTGCACATCGAGCGGCCCACGACCCATGTCGACTGGTCCACCGGTCAGGTCAGCCTGCTCACGGAGGCGGAGCCCTGGAAGGAGCGGGACCACCCCCGTACGGCGGCAGTCTCCGCGTTCGGTCTCAGCGGCACCAACGTCCACCTCCTCCTCCAGGAGACCCCGGAACCCGAGCCCGCGACACCGAAGGCGACGGCATCGGGGCCGGGCGCGGCGAATCCGGCGGTGGCCGGGCCCGGGGCGGTGAATCCGGCGGCGGCGGGGTCCGGTGCGGCGAACAAGCCGGTGGCCAGGCCCGGTTCGACGGACCGGACGGCATCGAGTCCCACAGCATCGAGTCCGACGGTGGCGAGTCCCACGGCATCGAGTGCTGCTGCGGCGAGTCCGACGGCATCGAGTCCCACGGCAGTGAGTCCTGCGGCGGCGAGTCCCGTGGCAGCACGCCCTGCGGCGGCGGACGCTGGAGCACCCGCGCCGGAGGAGGCGGCACCCCGCCCCGTCGTCGACAGCCCCGTGACCCCGTTCCTCGTCTCCGCGCGGAGCGCCGCCGCGCTCGGCGCGCAGGCCGAACGCCTCGCCGCGTACGTCCGGGACAACGCCCCGGCCGACCCGCACGACCTCGGTCACGCGCTGAGCACCACCCGCAGCAGTGCCTTCGAACACCGGGCCGTCGTCCTGGGCCCCACCGACTCCTCCGAAGCGGCGATCGAGGGCCTGCTGTCCGGGCTGGACGCCCTCGCCGCCACCTCGAAGGCCCCGCACGTCGTCCGGGGCACCACGACCGGACCGGCCCAGGTGGCCTTCGTCTTCCCCGGCCAGGGCTCCCAATGGCCCGGCATGGCCGTCGAACTCCTCGCCACCTCACCCGTGTTCGCCGCCCGCATGGCCGAATGCGCCGACGCCCTGGCCCCGTTCACCGACTGGGACCACTGGAACCTCCACGACATCCTGCACCAGCGGCCGGGCGCTCCCACCTTCGACGAGGTCGACGTCGTACAACCCGTCCTGTGGGCCGTCATGGTGTCCCTCGCCGAACTGTGGCGCTCCTTCGGTGTCGAGCCCGCCGCGGTCGTCGGCCACTCCCAGGGCGAGATCGCGGCGGCCTGCGTCGCCGGAGCGCTCACCCTCCAGGACGGCGCCCGCGTCGTCGCGCTACGGAGCCGGATCATCCGCCAGGACCTGGCCGGGCGCGGCGGGATGATGTCGGTCGGTCTGCCCGCCGACCGCGTCGAAGCCGTCCTGGGCGGATGGGAGGGCCGACTCCAGCTCGCCGTCGTCAACAGCCCCGCGTCCACCGTCGTCTGCGGCGAGACCACCGCACTCGACGAGTTGTACGCCCACCTCGACAAGGAGGGCGTACAGGCCCGCCGCATCCCGGTGGACTACGCCTCGCACTCCATGTTCGTCGAAGAGATACGGGACCGGCTGCTGGCCGAACTCGCCGAGGTCAGCCCCCGCCCCTCCACGACCACCTTCTACTCCACGGTGACCGGCCGTCCCATGGACACCAGCGGACTCGACGCCGACTACTGGTACCAGAACCTGCGCCGGACCGTCCGGTTCGAGGACACCACCCGCGCACTCCTCGACGACGGCTTCACCCTCTTCGTCGAAGCCAGCCCGCACCCCGGACTCTTCGTCGGCCTCGGCGAGACCGTCGCCGCCGCCGGAGCGACCGCGACCCCCGTGTGCTCGCTGCGCCGCCACCAGGGCGGCATGGACAGGTTCGTCACCTCGCTGGCCGAGGCGTACACCCACGGGGCCTCGGTCGACTGGACGCCGTTCTTCGACGCCGCCTCCGCGAACCGCGTCGACCTCCCGACGTACGCCTTCCAGCGCGAGCGGTACTGGGCCGCCGCCCCGGCCGCCACCGGGGACGTCGTCGCGGCCGGCCTGGAACCCGCCGACCACCCGCTGCTCGGCGCCGTCGTACCGGCACCCGAGACGGACTCCCTGAGCCTGACCGGCCGGCTCTCCCTGCGCTCGCACCCTTGGCTCGCCGACCACCGCGTGGGGGAACAGGTCTTCTTCCCCGGTACGGGATACGTCGAACTCGCCATCTGCGCGGGCGACTTGGTCGGTTGCCCCGTGATCGATGATCTGGCCCTGGAAGCTCCGCTGGTCCTCCCCGAACGCGCGGGTGTCGCCGTACGCGTCACCGTCGGCGCCGCCGAGGACGACGGCCGACGCCCCGTGACCGTCCACGCCCGGCCGGAGAACGGCGACCAGGCGTGGACGCGGCACGCGGTCGGCACGCTGGCGCCCGAGTCGTTGGCGCGGGAATCGGTGATGCCGGAGTCGTTGGTGGTGGCGGAGGGGGGTGCGTTCGATGCGGTGTCGTGGCCGCCTGCGGGTGCGGTGCCGGTGGATCTGGACGGTTTCTACGAGGCGATGGGTGAGGTGGGCCTCGGTTATGGCCCGGTGTTCCGTGGCCTGACCGCCGCCTGGCGGTCGGGGGACGACCTGTACGCGGAGGTGGCCCTGCCCAACGGAACGGACGTGGACGGCTTCCGCGTCCATCCCGCCCTGCTCGATGCTGCGTTGCATGGGGTGGCGTTGTTGGGTGTGGTGGGTGAGGGTGCTGCGTTGCCGTTTGTGTGGTCGGGTGTGCGGGTTGGTGCGGTGGGTGCTTCGGGTGTGCGGGTGCGGGTGTCTGTGGTGGGTGAGGGTCGGGTGTCGGTGGTGTTGGTTGATGGTGTGGGTGGTGTGGTGGCGTCGGTGGGTTCGTTGGTGTTGCGGTCGGTGGGTGTGGAGCGGGCGGTGTTGGCGGGTTCGGGGGTGGGGCGGTCGTTGTTCGCTGTGGGGTGGGTGCCGGTGTCGGTGTCGGTGTTGGGTGGTACGTCGGATGTGCCGCCGGATGTGGTGGTGTTCGACGCGGTGTGGGGTGTGGGTGTTGAGGGTGTGTCGGGTGGGGTGGTGCGTGATGGGGTGTGTCGTGTGCTGGAGTTTGTGCAGGGGTGGTTGAAGGAGGGGCGGTTTGTGGATTCGCGTTTGGTGGTGCGGACGTGGGGTGCGGTGGGGTTGGAGGGTGAGGGTGTGCGGGATGTGGTGGGTGCGGCTGTGTGGGGGTTGGTGAGGTCTGCGCAGTCGGAGAATCCGGGTCGGATTGTGTTGGTGGATGGTGTGGTGGGTGATGTGGCGGGTGCTGTGGCGTTGGGTGAGTCGCAGGTGGTGGTGCGTGAGGGACGGATGTACGTCGGCCGGCTGGTAGCTGCGACAACGGACGCGGCTGCGGCAGCCGGTGCCGGTGCCGGTGCGGATGGCTCTGTGGTGGAACTGGACGCTGCGGGGACGG from the Streptomyces sp. AM 4-1-1 genome contains:
- a CDS encoding type I polyketide synthase; the encoded protein is MATQDKLRDYLQRATTDLRQVKRRLREVEAREHEPIAIIGMSCRYPGDVTSPEELWDLVAAGDDGISAFPVNRGWDLDNLYDPEPATPGRTYAREGGFLHEADLFDADFFKISPKDARETDPQQRILLETSWEALERAGVDPLSLKGSLTGVFAGVVYHDYASDGGTGGLASVASGRISYTLGLQGPAVTVDTACSSSLVALDWAVKALRAGECTLALAGGVTVMATPTSFVGFSQERGLAPDGRCKSFAAAADGTGWGEGAGMLVVERLSDARRHGHPVLAVVRGSAVNSDGASNGLTAPNGPAQQRLIRQALASAQLTADQVDAVEAHGTGTTLGDPIEAQALLATYGQDRPADRPLHLGSIKSNIGHAQAAAGVGGVIKMVQAIRHGVLPKTLHIDEPTPAVDWSAGNISLLTEARPWPDHGRPRRAAVSAFGLSGTNAHVIIEEAPPEPGPTEAPEPTEQPPASAASSTPAPAPAPTLTPLPLSAKTPEALRDQAARLLTHLRTAAPEAGGPTVPDLGFSLATTRAALEHRAVLLASGHDELLSGLTDLATGDGTTALRASAEVSGSTAFLFSGQGAQRLGMGRELYGLFPEFARVLDGVVGELDVRLGCSLRGVMWGSDGELLDRTEFAQAGLFAVGVGLFGLLGSWGVRPGVVVGHSVGEIVAAHVAGVFSLGDAVDLVVARGRLMQALPVGGAMAAVGVSEDEVRPLLSHEVALAAVNGPSAVVVSGSGEGVSRIVDHFAASGRRTKWLRVSHAFHSPLMEPMLAEFREVAAKVTYHRPRLPLVSNITGQLAGPDELTTPDYWVRHVREPVRFRDGVRTLYAEGARVLLELGPDAALTPMAADCLPEDEGHHTVCAPALRRGHGEERTLVSAVALAHARGTAIDWTAFFADRGAHRVDLPTYAFQRRAHWARTAPAVPATHAATTPAGPAEGAFWADVERQDAGALAERLHLPKSALDDVLPAMAHWHRLHQERATLDTWRYRVVWQRSAPAAPAASLDGGWLVVVARGQRDDPRTTAVLTGLTARGATAHAVEIAPGTDRAATAELFAARPGTTGVLSLLALDDRPDPAHPPLSHGMTATVLLVQALTDTASTARLWCATQGAVATSGSPELTAPAQAPVWGLGGGLALDHPDTWGGTVDLPATLDATAVDRLCDVLAGTSGEDAVAIRPHGTLARRLVRAPVGDRPPRRTWQPHGTALITGGTGGLGAHVARMLAADGIEHLLLISRSGGAARGARELAAELGTTGTRVTLAACDVTDREALRAVLDAVPAELPLTTVVHAAGLMQRMAPLTDLTTDEFAEVGHAKVTGALHLDELLGDRPLDAFVLFSSGAAVWGSAGQGAYAAANAHLDALAHRRRAQGRTATSLAWSSWEGGMVDAGISAMMERIGAPAMDPALAVGALRQALEHDESHLVVAEFDWSRFAPTYTLARPRPLLDALDEVREILAPDTGTAAPDATSLMAELAGLTTAERGRALLDLVRTRVAAQLGYDSPAQLDPQRAFEDLGFDSVAAVELRRTLTAATGTRLPATMVFDHATPTALADHLHTRLFPDGDTSALPLLAEVDRFEDLVLASDIDEIRGSRITSRLRTLLDKLSDRRSGEETPAAESTLESASAEDVLAFIDQELGLA